From the genome of Deltaproteobacteria bacterium, one region includes:
- a CDS encoding Uma2 family endonuclease, with translation MLPEDLPRARVTWTYDDLRTFPDDRNRYEIIDGALLVTPAPTITHQTLSKRIQFALMQQVEHRGLGLVFAAPVDVIFSATSVVEPDLVVVRTARRPIVTQRGIAGSPDLIIEILSPGTASTDRGRKLKLYADRGVAEYWIVDPDDSAIEVLVLGPEGYVLHGRFGPGDRVTSTLFQLDLPLDPLFASF, from the coding sequence ATGCTCCCCGAAGACCTTCCGCGCGCCCGCGTCACCTGGACCTACGACGACCTGCGCACCTTTCCGGACGACCGCAACCGCTACGAAATCATCGACGGAGCGCTCCTCGTGACCCCAGCGCCGACCATCACGCACCAGACCCTGTCCAAGCGCATCCAGTTCGCGCTCATGCAGCAGGTCGAGCACCGCGGCCTCGGCCTCGTCTTCGCCGCTCCGGTGGACGTGATCTTCTCCGCCACGAGCGTGGTGGAGCCTGACCTCGTCGTGGTCCGGACCGCCCGCCGCCCCATCGTCACCCAGCGCGGCATCGCCGGCTCCCCCGACCTGATCATCGAGATCCTCTCTCCGGGCACGGCCAGCACCGACCGCGGACGAAAGCTCAAGCTCTACGCCGACCGCGGCGTGGCCGAGTACTGGATCGTGGATCCCGACGACTCGGCCATCGAGGTCCTGGTCCTCGGCCCCGAGGGCTACGTCCTCCACGGCCGCTTCGGCCCCGGAGATCGCGTGACCTCCACCCTCTTCCAGCTCGACCTGCCCCTCGACCCGCTCTTTGCGTCCTTCTGA